Sequence from the Mesotoga sp. Brook.08.105.5.1 genome:
TCGCCAGACAAGAAGAGTGCACTTTGGGCGGCGAAGAAGGTTCCAGATGGAGAAGTCTTCGTAGAATCGAACATGTTCAGGATAAGAGAACTCGATCCTGAAAGCCCTGACAATATGTTCTCGCCGAATCTTATCGATGTTGCAACAGAAGCCGGCTGGTACGATCCCAGCACAGGTCCTATCGACTGGATGGCGACTGTTAGTACAGGCGAGTACTCTATGCCTTACTACAGTCTGAGAAGAACATGGAGAGTTCTCGACAGAGTCTCTCCATCTCTTGGACTTTCTCCCTGGGTAGAAGACAGTTTTACAAAAGACTACCCATTCTCTATCGTACCTGACAAGAAACTGTCGGTTGCAGATGTTATTGATCTCTTCAGAGATCACTACGAAGGAACAGAATTCGATCTTACTGAAGGGCTTGCAGCAGGTCCATTCGGCAATCCTAATCGCTATGCCGGTTCCAGTAAGCTAATAAAGGGAAGCTGGGAAAGAGCCCTTTCTATCTTCAGATGTGAGTACGTTTTCGTCACTCAGTCGAGAGACTGGCTTCCTGATCCTGTCGGTGGAGTAGTATGGTGGGGAGCAGCTGCACCTCACGAAACGATTCTTGTGCCGATGTACTGTGGAATAACGGACGTTCCTTATGCTTATGACAGTGGTAGCCTTCAGGAATTCGACTATAATGTCGCATCTTGGGCATTCAACTTCATGGGCAACTGGGCAGAACTGAAGTGGAGTTACATGTATCCGGAGATTCAGGAACTTCAGAAGAAGATAGAAGGAAAGCTCTTTGCAGTACAGCCAGCGATTGAAGCGGCAGCTGCACAGCTTTACGAAACAGATCCAGAACTATGTAAGGAATTCCTTACTGATTACGTTGCCGACGTTACCGACAGAGTAATGGCGGAGGTTTGGGATTTCAACGAATATCTAATAACCAAGTACAGAGACGGA
This genomic interval carries:
- a CDS encoding C69 family dipeptidase, producing the protein MRKILLVLIVAAAIVSIGLACTTIIVTKGASVDGSVMTSHSADCGLCDFRYVYVPPADYEAGAKRAVYPFIEPYPRYVGADMGPTYNDPDLPATEPLGYIDQVEHTFGYFDAVYGVINEHQLAIGECTCSAKVYAQPSADCIFDVAALSRVAMERTTTAREAIELMGALAVEYGYYGWGETLTVTDPNEAWVFEICASPDKKSALWAAKKVPDGEVFVESNMFRIRELDPESPDNMFSPNLIDVATEAGWYDPSTGPIDWMATVSTGEYSMPYYSLRRTWRVLDRVSPSLGLSPWVEDSFTKDYPFSIVPDKKLSVADVIDLFRDHYEGTEFDLTEGLAAGPFGNPNRYAGSSKLIKGSWERALSIFRCEYVFVTQSRDWLPDPVGGVVWWGAAAPHETILVPMYCGITDVPYAYDSGSLQEFDYNVASWAFNFMGNWAELKWSYMYPEIQELQKKIEGKLFAVQPAIEAAAAQLYETDPELCKEFLTDYVADVTDRVMAEVWDFNEYLITKYRDGYINIPNVGSSAGYPDWWLDAVGYDEGHIFGDDAYKPK